One segment of Neobacillus endophyticus DNA contains the following:
- the hslO gene encoding Hsp33 family molecular chaperone HslO — MSDYLVKALAYNGSFRAYAVRTTDTINEAQRRHQTWRTASAALGRSMTAGVMMGAMLKGEEKLTIKIDGGGPVGPILVDSNAKGEVRGYVTNPQVDFESNEHGKLDVRRAVGTDGLLSVVKDLGLRDFFSGQVPLISGELGEDFTYYFVTSEQVPSSVGVGVLVNPDDSILAAGGFIIQVLPGTEDSIIALLEERLKTIPPISKLIEKGLTPEQILEELFGKEHVKVIETMPVKFQCTCSKERFADAIIGLGKKEINDMIVEDGQAEAHCHFCNEKYLFTKEELEQLKELAK; from the coding sequence ATGAGTGATTATTTAGTAAAGGCACTTGCCTATAACGGAAGCTTCAGGGCATATGCAGTTCGGACGACAGACACGATCAATGAGGCACAGAGGCGACATCAAACATGGCGGACAGCATCTGCCGCACTTGGCCGCTCGATGACCGCAGGGGTCATGATGGGGGCTATGTTGAAGGGGGAGGAAAAGCTGACCATTAAAATTGACGGCGGTGGTCCAGTTGGCCCTATTTTGGTTGACAGTAACGCCAAAGGGGAAGTAAGAGGTTATGTAACCAATCCTCAAGTCGATTTTGAATCAAACGAGCATGGAAAGCTTGATGTCCGCCGTGCGGTCGGAACGGACGGCTTGTTATCGGTGGTCAAGGACCTTGGGCTTCGTGATTTCTTTTCCGGACAAGTGCCGCTTATTTCCGGGGAATTAGGTGAAGACTTTACTTATTATTTCGTGACTTCAGAGCAGGTCCCTTCTTCCGTTGGTGTTGGGGTTTTAGTCAATCCTGATGACAGCATTCTTGCTGCAGGGGGATTTATTATCCAAGTTTTGCCTGGAACAGAGGATTCGATTATTGCCCTATTGGAAGAAAGACTGAAAACCATTCCTCCGATATCCAAATTAATTGAAAAAGGCTTAACACCAGAGCAAATATTGGAAGAACTATTCGGTAAAGAACATGTTAAAGTTATCGAGACGATGCCGGTAAAATTCCAATGTACTTGCTCAAAGGAACGATTTGCAGATGCTATAATTGGTTTAGGAAAAAAGGAAATTAACGACATGATTGTGGAAGATGGTCAAGCCGAGGCACATTGCCACTTCTGTAATGAGAAGTATCTCTTTACTAAAGAAGAACTTGAGCAATTAAAAGAGTTGGCAAAATAA
- a CDS encoding type III pantothenate kinase — protein MIFVFDVGNTNIVLGVYEGDVLKYHWRIETNRNRTEDEFGMSIKSLFEHAGLTFSDIDGIIISSVVPPIMFALERMCQKYFHIKPLVVGPGIKTGLNIKYENPREVGADRIVNAVAAIHEYGSPLIIVDFGTATTYCYVNEERQYMGGAIAPGIGISTEALYSRAAKLPRIEITRPEGIIGKNTVSAMQAGIVYGYVGQVEGIVKRMEDQSVKKPTVIATGGLANLIAQESTVIDIVDPFLTLKGLQLIYKRNQGHPKE, from the coding sequence TTGATTTTCGTATTTGATGTAGGAAATACCAATATTGTGCTAGGCGTTTATGAAGGTGACGTGCTGAAATATCATTGGCGCATCGAAACGAATCGAAATCGCACGGAAGATGAATTTGGCATGAGTATTAAATCTTTGTTTGAGCATGCAGGCCTGACGTTTTCCGATATTGACGGCATTATTATTTCTTCAGTAGTGCCGCCCATTATGTTTGCGTTAGAAAGAATGTGCCAGAAATATTTTCATATAAAACCACTTGTGGTAGGTCCGGGAATCAAAACGGGCTTGAATATTAAATATGAAAACCCAAGAGAGGTGGGGGCAGACCGGATTGTCAATGCTGTTGCTGCCATCCATGAATATGGAAGCCCGCTAATTATTGTCGATTTTGGAACTGCTACTACTTATTGCTATGTTAATGAGGAACGTCAATACATGGGTGGTGCCATTGCGCCAGGGATCGGGATCTCAACGGAGGCTCTTTATTCCAGGGCTGCAAAATTACCGCGAATTGAAATAACCCGTCCAGAAGGAATCATTGGGAAAAACACGGTATCTGCGATGCAAGCAGGAATTGTATATGGGTATGTGGGTCAAGTAGAAGGTATTGTAAAGCGAATGGAAGACCAAAGCGTCAAAAAACCGACTGTCATCGCAACAGGCGGTCTGGCCAATTTAATTGCTCAGGAATCAACAGTAATTGATATCGTTGATCCATTCTTAACATTAAAAGGCTTACAGCTTATCTATAAGAGAAACCAAGGGCATCCTAAAGAGTAG
- a CDS encoding VWA domain-containing protein yields MYTGKIRQILLITDGCSNQGEDPIAMAALAKEQGITVNVIGVMEHDVIDEKGITEIEGIALSGGGVSQIVYSEALSQTVQMVTRKAMNQTIQGVVNRELQQILGRSKTMEDLPPEKRGEVMEVVDELGETVELEVLILVDTSASMKHKLPTVKEALLDLSLSLNARSGENQFSVYAFPGKRTDVEKLLDWTPNLQSLTSVFSKLSTGGITPTGPALRTAVSSFNQKPTLRSLLARDDESYFEESM; encoded by the coding sequence ATGTATACAGGTAAAATCAGGCAGATTTTATTGATTACGGATGGCTGTTCCAATCAAGGCGAAGATCCGATTGCTATGGCCGCACTTGCAAAAGAGCAAGGAATTACTGTTAATGTGATTGGTGTCATGGAACATGATGTCATTGATGAAAAAGGAATAACAGAAATTGAAGGTATTGCGTTGTCGGGAGGGGGAGTCAGCCAAATTGTCTATTCCGAGGCTCTCTCACAAACGGTGCAAATGGTGACCCGCAAGGCTATGAATCAAACGATTCAAGGAGTAGTAAACAGAGAATTACAACAAATTTTGGGACGATCCAAAACAATGGAGGATCTTCCTCCAGAAAAACGCGGAGAGGTTATGGAAGTAGTGGATGAATTAGGAGAAACTGTCGAATTGGAAGTGTTGATTCTTGTCGATACGAGCGCAAGTATGAAACACAAGCTGCCGACAGTAAAAGAAGCATTGCTGGACCTTTCTCTTAGTTTAAATGCACGTTCTGGTGAGAATCAATTTTCTGTTTATGCATTTCCCGGGAAAAGAACCGATGTCGAAAAACTGCTGGACTGGACGCCAAATCTGCAATCTTTGACAAGTGTGTTCTCCAAGCTTTCGACAGGGGGCATTACACCTACAGGCCCTGCATTGCGTACGGCTGTATCGTCTTTTAATCAAAAACCAACATTAAGGAGCCTGCTGGCACGTGATGATGAATCATACTTTGAAGAATCAATGTAA
- the folB gene encoding dihydroneopterin aldolase — MDKIYVTGMQFYGYHGVFPEENVLGQRFEVDLTVSVDLKKAGETDNLEVSVHYGELYQLCKEIVEGDKRFKLVESVAEKIAASVLSVFMLVSEVTVKVIKPNPPIPGHYKSVAVEITRSR, encoded by the coding sequence TTGGATAAAATTTATGTAACCGGTATGCAATTTTATGGCTACCACGGTGTTTTTCCTGAGGAGAATGTGCTTGGCCAGCGCTTCGAGGTTGATTTAACCGTGTCCGTTGACTTAAAAAAAGCAGGAGAAACAGATAATTTGGAAGTATCAGTTCATTATGGCGAGCTTTATCAACTTTGCAAAGAAATTGTTGAAGGGGATAAAAGATTTAAGCTAGTGGAATCTGTTGCAGAAAAGATTGCCGCTAGTGTATTGTCAGTATTTATGTTAGTTTCAGAAGTAACGGTAAAGGTTATAAAGCCAAATCCACCGATTCCGGGACATTATAAATCAGTTGCTGTAGAAATCACAAGGAGTAGGTAA
- the cysK gene encoding cysteine synthase A — MVRVANSVAELIGQTPIVKLNRLVDENSAEVYLKLEYFNPGSSVKDRIGLAMIEAAEQQGLIKPGDTIIEPTSGNTGIGLAMVAAAKGYKAVFVMPETMSLERRNLLRAYGAELVLTPGPEGMKGAIAKAEALAAENGYFMPQQFKNQANPEVHRRTTGKEIVEQMDQLDAFVSGIGTGGTISGAGSVLREKFPNVKIVAVEPKDSPVLSGGKPGPHKLQGLGAGFVPDTLNTDIYDEVIQVTAEDAFAASRRAAKEEGVLGGISSGAAIHAAVEVAKKLGKGKKVLAIIPDNGERYLSTPLYQYDAE; from the coding sequence ATGGTACGTGTTGCAAATTCAGTAGCTGAATTAATCGGTCAAACTCCAATTGTCAAATTAAACAGATTAGTAGATGAAAATAGTGCAGAGGTCTATTTAAAGCTAGAATATTTTAATCCAGGCAGTAGTGTAAAGGACCGTATTGGCTTGGCCATGATTGAAGCAGCTGAGCAGCAGGGTTTAATTAAACCAGGCGATACGATCATTGAGCCAACAAGCGGTAATACAGGAATCGGACTTGCAATGGTTGCCGCTGCAAAAGGCTACAAGGCCGTTTTTGTTATGCCTGAAACAATGAGCTTGGAAAGACGAAACCTTCTTCGTGCATATGGAGCGGAGCTTGTACTAACACCTGGTCCCGAAGGAATGAAGGGAGCAATTGCGAAAGCAGAAGCTCTTGCAGCTGAGAATGGCTATTTCATGCCTCAGCAATTTAAAAACCAAGCTAATCCTGAGGTACACCGCAGAACAACAGGTAAGGAAATTGTAGAACAAATGGACCAACTGGATGCATTTGTATCAGGTATTGGTACTGGTGGTACCATTTCTGGAGCCGGTAGTGTGCTTCGTGAAAAATTCCCGAATGTGAAAATCGTGGCAGTTGAACCAAAAGATTCTCCAGTTCTTTCAGGAGGTAAGCCTGGCCCGCATAAACTTCAAGGTCTCGGTGCCGGATTTGTTCCAGATACATTAAACACTGATATTTATGATGAAGTTATTCAAGTTACTGCTGAAGATGCATTTGCCGCTTCGCGTCGGGCAGCAAAAGAAGAAGGTGTCCTTGGAGGAATTTCTTCAGGTGCAGCCATTCACGCAGCAGTGGAAGTTGCCAAAAAACTAGGTAAAGGCAAAAAAGTACTGGCGATTATTCCAGATAACGGTGAACGCTATTTAAGTACACCACTTTACCAATACGACGCAGAATAG
- the folP gene encoding dihydropteroate synthase produces MEAKQGLLRCGPYTLDFQKKTLVMGILNVTPDSFSDGGQFDRIEKAVEHAKEMVANGADIIDIGGESTRPGHAAVSLEEELKRVLPVIEAVAGEVQVPISIDTYKAETAKRAIAAGAHIINDVWGAKADGKMAGVAAEAGVPIILMHNRKNRDYQHFIRDVISDLYESITIAKLAGVKDEDIILDPGIGFAKDYQENLLMMQNLDKLVMLGYPVLLAVSRKRMIGEALDLSVNERIEGTGASICYGIQKGCQLVRVHDVKEMSRMAKMMDVLMGKGDNVG; encoded by the coding sequence ATGGAAGCTAAACAAGGCCTGCTTCGCTGCGGTCCGTATACGCTTGACTTTCAGAAAAAAACACTAGTGATGGGCATCTTAAATGTCACCCCTGATTCCTTTTCGGACGGAGGTCAATTTGATCGTATCGAAAAAGCAGTTGAGCATGCAAAGGAAATGGTGGCAAATGGTGCCGATATTATCGATATTGGCGGTGAATCAACCCGTCCTGGACATGCAGCTGTTTCCTTGGAAGAGGAACTGAAACGGGTACTGCCGGTTATTGAAGCAGTGGCTGGAGAAGTACAAGTACCAATCTCGATTGATACATATAAAGCAGAAACTGCTAAACGGGCAATAGCTGCAGGGGCTCATATCATTAATGATGTTTGGGGGGCTAAAGCAGATGGCAAAATGGCCGGGGTTGCAGCGGAAGCTGGAGTGCCCATTATCTTAATGCATAATCGGAAGAACCGGGATTATCAGCATTTTATTAGAGATGTCATAAGTGATCTTTATGAAAGCATTACGATCGCAAAATTGGCAGGTGTGAAGGATGAGGACATTATTTTAGACCCTGGAATTGGTTTTGCTAAAGATTATCAGGAAAATCTATTAATGATGCAAAACCTGGACAAACTGGTGATGCTCGGATATCCTGTCCTTTTAGCTGTTTCACGAAAAAGAATGATCGGAGAAGCACTGGATCTTTCGGTAAATGAAAGAATAGAAGGGACGGGCGCATCCATATGCTACGGAATTCAAAAAGGCTGCCAGCTTGTCCGAGTTCATGATGTGAAGGAAATGAGCAGAATGGCCAAAATGATGGATGTGCTGATGGGGAAAGGTGATAACGTTGGATAA
- the hpt gene encoding hypoxanthine phosphoribosyltransferase, which translates to MNQDIKKVLVSEEEIQEKIKVLAAQLTEEYKDRFPLAIGVLKGAMPFMADLLKRMDCYLEMDFMDVSSYGTSMVSSGEVKILKDLDTSVEGRDLLIIEDIIDSGLTLSYLVDLFHYRKAKSIKIVTLLDKPSGRKSNIKADYVGFDVPDEFVVGYGLDYMEKYRNLPYIGVLKPEVYSNNQ; encoded by the coding sequence ATGAACCAGGATATTAAAAAAGTTTTAGTTTCCGAAGAGGAAATTCAAGAAAAAATCAAGGTGTTAGCAGCACAACTAACAGAGGAATATAAGGATCGATTCCCCCTTGCAATTGGCGTTTTAAAAGGTGCAATGCCTTTTATGGCTGATTTATTGAAGCGGATGGACTGCTATTTGGAAATGGACTTTATGGATGTTTCTAGTTATGGCACCTCGATGGTATCCTCTGGGGAAGTGAAAATCCTGAAAGATTTGGATACTTCTGTTGAAGGGAGAGACCTTTTAATTATCGAGGATATTATTGACAGTGGTCTTACCTTAAGTTATTTAGTGGATTTGTTCCACTATCGGAAAGCAAAATCCATTAAAATTGTCACATTGCTAGATAAACCATCCGGTAGGAAAAGTAACATTAAAGCAGATTATGTCGGTTTTGATGTTCCAGATGAGTTTGTTGTCGGCTATGGATTGGATTACATGGAAAAATACCGAAACCTCCCTTATATTGGGGTATTAAAACCCGAAGTATACAGCAATAATCAATAA
- the ftsH gene encoding ATP-dependent zinc metalloprotease FtsH, producing MNRIFRNTIFYLLIFLVIIGVVSFFNGSNEPTDHISYDKFVSQLEHGEIKSFSMQPDRGVYEVRGELEANSKKFITYIPDSQKILDRIDQAKSKVEVLPAKETSGWVTFFTSIIPFVIIFILFFFLLNQAQGGGSRVMNFGKSKAKLYNDDKKKVRFRDVAGADEEKAELVEVVEFLKDPRKFAELGARIPKGVLLVGPPGTGKTLLARAVAGEAGVPFFSISGSDFVEMFVGVGASRVRDLFENAKKNAPCIIFIDEIDAVGRQRGAGLGGGHDEREQTLNQLLVEMDGFGANEGIIIIAATNRPDILDPALLRPGRFDRQITVDRPDVNGREAVLKVHARNKPLDEAVNLKNIAMRTPGFSGADLENLLNEAALVAARQNKKKIDMVDIDEATDRVIAGPAKKSRVISEKERKIVAFHEGGHTVIGLVLDEAEMVHKVTIVPRGQAGGYAVMLPKEDRYFMTKPELLDKIVGLLGGRVAEEIVFGEVSTGAHNDFQRATGIARRMVTEFGMSEKLGPLQFGQAQGGQVFLGRDLHNEQNYSDAIAYEIDLEIQRIIKESYERCKKILTENRDKLDLIAKTLLEVETLNAEQIRYVVEHGQLPEDPAELEKVRLDLKKDDVKVNINSKKDEEVKEEKSLLDSPPDEIDNK from the coding sequence ATGAATCGGATTTTCCGTAATACCATCTTTTATTTATTGATATTTTTAGTCATAATTGGCGTCGTCAGCTTCTTTAATGGAAGCAATGAGCCAACAGATCACATTTCATATGATAAATTCGTTTCACAATTAGAACACGGTGAGATTAAGTCATTTTCGATGCAGCCTGACCGTGGTGTATATGAAGTACGCGGAGAATTAGAAGCAAACAGTAAAAAATTCATTACCTATATCCCGGATAGTCAAAAAATTCTTGACCGCATTGATCAGGCGAAATCAAAAGTGGAAGTTTTGCCTGCTAAAGAAACAAGCGGCTGGGTGACTTTCTTTACTTCGATTATTCCATTTGTGATTATCTTTATTTTATTTTTCTTCTTACTAAACCAAGCTCAAGGCGGCGGCAGCCGGGTCATGAACTTTGGTAAGTCAAAAGCAAAGCTATATAATGACGATAAGAAAAAAGTTCGTTTTAGAGATGTAGCCGGAGCGGATGAAGAGAAAGCAGAATTAGTCGAAGTAGTTGAATTCTTAAAGGACCCTCGCAAGTTTGCAGAGCTGGGAGCACGGATTCCAAAAGGCGTTCTTCTTGTAGGACCTCCTGGAACCGGTAAAACATTACTTGCCCGTGCAGTTGCGGGTGAAGCTGGGGTACCGTTTTTCTCTATCAGTGGATCTGATTTCGTTGAAATGTTTGTAGGGGTGGGGGCATCCCGTGTTCGTGATTTATTTGAAAACGCAAAGAAAAATGCTCCATGTATTATTTTTATTGATGAGATTGATGCAGTAGGCCGTCAGCGTGGTGCTGGTCTTGGAGGCGGGCATGATGAACGTGAGCAAACTTTAAACCAATTGCTTGTTGAAATGGATGGATTCGGTGCGAATGAAGGAATTATTATCATTGCAGCCACAAACCGTCCTGATATTCTTGACCCTGCATTGCTCCGTCCAGGCCGTTTTGACCGACAAATTACCGTAGACCGTCCAGATGTTAATGGCCGTGAAGCCGTATTAAAGGTACATGCCCGCAATAAACCTTTGGATGAAGCAGTTAACTTGAAAAATATTGCAATGCGTACTCCAGGTTTTTCTGGTGCCGATTTAGAGAACTTATTAAACGAAGCAGCCCTTGTGGCTGCACGTCAAAATAAAAAGAAAATCGATATGGTGGATATTGATGAAGCCACTGACCGCGTCATTGCAGGCCCAGCGAAAAAGAGCCGTGTAATTTCTGAAAAAGAACGCAAAATCGTTGCTTTCCATGAAGGTGGTCATACGGTTATTGGTTTGGTGCTTGATGAGGCAGAAATGGTACACAAAGTAACAATTGTGCCACGTGGCCAGGCTGGTGGATACGCTGTTATGCTGCCTAAAGAAGATCGTTACTTTATGACTAAGCCGGAGCTTTTGGATAAAATCGTCGGCCTGCTTGGAGGACGTGTAGCTGAAGAAATTGTCTTTGGTGAAGTCAGCACAGGCGCTCACAACGACTTCCAACGTGCCACAGGTATTGCACGCCGGATGGTAACAGAATTCGGTATGAGTGAAAAACTTGGTCCTCTCCAATTTGGCCAGGCGCAAGGCGGTCAGGTATTCTTGGGTCGCGACCTTCATAATGAGCAAAATTATTCTGATGCCATTGCCTATGAAATTGACTTGGAAATTCAACGCATCATTAAAGAAAGCTATGAAAGATGTAAAAAGATCCTTACAGAAAATCGTGATAAATTGGATCTGATTGCCAAGACATTGTTAGAAGTAGAGACGCTGAATGCTGAGCAGATTAGGTATGTAGTAGAACATGGCCAGCTACCGGAAGATCCAGCTGAACTTGAAAAAGTGCGATTGGATTTGAAAAAAGATGATGTAAAGGTAAATATCAATTCGAAAAAGGATGAAGAAGTAAAAGAAGAGAAATCACTCTTGGATTCTCCTCCTGATGAAATTGATAATAAATAA
- the folK gene encoding 2-amino-4-hydroxy-6-hydroxymethyldihydropteridine diphosphokinase, translating into MENLACIALGSNIGDRYANLIDAIKMLTGFSDIHLVNYSSVYETDPVGYEDQDQFLNMVMEIKTTLNAQQLLERCLKVETDLGRKREIRWGPRTLDLDILTFNQENIETEKLVVPHPRMLERAFVLVPLSEMKPDLYLPGMEKPISACLNQLPDREGVRIWKRKNGEDVFEPIGS; encoded by the coding sequence GTGGAAAATTTAGCTTGTATTGCCCTTGGCTCCAATATAGGGGACCGCTATGCAAACTTAATAGATGCAATTAAAATGTTAACGGGTTTTTCGGATATCCACCTGGTAAATTACTCCTCCGTTTATGAAACTGACCCTGTCGGTTATGAAGATCAGGATCAATTTTTAAACATGGTAATGGAGATAAAAACAACTTTAAATGCACAGCAACTGTTAGAACGTTGCTTAAAAGTGGAAACTGATCTTGGTAGGAAAAGGGAAATACGGTGGGGTCCGCGGACATTAGACCTTGACATTCTGACCTTTAACCAAGAAAATATTGAAACAGAGAAGCTTGTTGTTCCACATCCTCGGATGCTTGAACGGGCGTTTGTGCTGGTGCCTCTTTCCGAGATGAAGCCTGATCTTTACCTACCAGGGATGGAAAAGCCAATTTCAGCATGTTTAAATCAACTACCTGATAGAGAAGGAGTCCGAATATGGAAGCGGAAAAATGGGGAAGACGTATTCGAGCCTATCGGAAGCTAA
- the tilS gene encoding tRNA lysidine(34) synthetase TilS: protein MLESKVEAFLKRHAFTMKNAGIVVGVSGGPDSLALLHYLLQKRRKENLALVAAHVDHMFRGQESYEDAMFVKEFCKQEQVPFEMVRVNVPKVMEETGQSAELAGREVRYEFYQKIMEKYQFKFLALGHHGDDQIETILMRLTRGSTGMARTGIPFTRSFQNGVIFRPFLGVTKVEIEDYCKRQHLSPRIDPSNAESIYSRNRFRKEVLPFLKRENPHVHEHFQRFSENLQEDEAFLEELTVREMNTVMTSREEGKITIDITRLLKVPLPLQRRGIQLILNYLYKVKPVSLSAVHIDQVFHLIQQGEPSGRLDFPNGLKVNRSYFEITFQFKQEEAEPYLFELNGPGKINLPGGDTILMETITGEIPFMHQNSAIFAEKSVNWPLIVRTRKQGDRMTLKGMNGTRKLKDIFIDHKIPIHKRDTWPVITDKNGCVLWLPGLKKSALEGKDRSAQQYILLTYES from the coding sequence ATGTTGGAATCAAAGGTTGAGGCCTTTTTGAAACGGCACGCATTTACAATGAAGAATGCAGGAATAGTTGTAGGGGTTTCAGGAGGACCAGACTCTTTAGCATTGCTTCATTACCTGCTTCAAAAAAGGAGAAAAGAGAATCTTGCACTTGTCGCTGCGCATGTAGATCATATGTTCCGTGGACAGGAGTCCTATGAAGATGCGATGTTTGTGAAGGAGTTTTGTAAGCAGGAGCAGGTACCGTTTGAAATGGTTCGCGTTAATGTACCGAAAGTGATGGAGGAAACAGGGCAAAGCGCAGAACTTGCTGGAAGGGAAGTGCGCTATGAGTTTTACCAGAAAATTATGGAGAAGTACCAATTTAAATTTTTGGCACTTGGACATCATGGCGATGACCAAATTGAAACCATTCTGATGCGGTTAACAAGGGGAAGCACAGGAATGGCGAGAACGGGGATACCGTTCACCCGCTCTTTTCAAAATGGGGTAATTTTCCGCCCTTTTTTAGGTGTAACAAAGGTGGAAATTGAAGATTATTGTAAGAGACAGCACCTTTCCCCAAGAATTGACCCAAGTAATGCAGAAAGTATCTATAGCCGAAATCGGTTTCGTAAAGAGGTTCTGCCTTTTTTAAAAAGGGAAAATCCCCATGTGCATGAACATTTTCAGCGATTTAGTGAGAACCTGCAAGAGGATGAAGCTTTTCTTGAGGAATTAACTGTCCGAGAAATGAATACAGTAATGACAAGCAGAGAAGAAGGTAAAATCACAATCGATATTACCCGCTTACTTAAAGTGCCTTTACCTTTACAAAGAAGAGGGATTCAACTAATATTAAACTATCTTTATAAAGTAAAGCCTGTCTCTCTTTCTGCCGTACATATCGATCAAGTATTTCATCTGATTCAGCAAGGAGAGCCGTCGGGGAGGCTTGATTTTCCTAACGGTCTGAAGGTGAATCGCTCTTATTTTGAAATAACCTTTCAATTTAAACAAGAAGAGGCTGAACCTTATTTGTTTGAATTAAACGGGCCGGGGAAGATTAACTTACCGGGCGGGGATACCATCTTAATGGAGACCATAACGGGGGAAATTCCATTTATGCATCAAAATTCCGCTATATTTGCGGAGAAAAGTGTAAATTGGCCGTTGATTGTTCGAACAAGAAAACAAGGTGACCGCATGACGTTGAAAGGAATGAATGGGACAAGAAAGTTAAAAGATATCTTTATTGACCATAAAATACCGATTCATAAACGCGATACTTGGCCAGTAATTACAGATAAGAATGGTTGTGTTCTTTGGCTTCCGGGTTTGAAAAAATCTGCTTTGGAAGGAAAGGACCGTTCAGCACAACAATATATACTTCTCACATATGAAAGTTAA
- a CDS encoding protein kinase domain-containing protein has protein sequence MMNHTLKNQCKVISGTIITGKWHNKKYTIIKELGFGANGVVYLAKHNNTPVALKMSENGMSITSEVNVLKSFAKVQGTPTLGPSLLDVDDWQSKGPVISFYVMDYIQGPDLLSFLQQKGKSWMPILILQLLNDLDKLHENGWVFGDLKPENLIVTGPPPKIRCIDVGGTTIKGRAIKEFTEFYDRGYWGLGSRKAEPSYDLFAVAMIMINSAYPKRFKKTLGGLGQLKEAIRQKNDLHSFEKVILKALQGHYATARQMRAEMLGQFNDHTAAKQPQKTHSPIAAGKQNKGLKQPQSSTPLTRQHYRKAKKKKGWKEFFLISFILCTLYGFYIFMKLL, from the coding sequence ATGATGAATCATACTTTGAAGAATCAATGTAAGGTTATTTCTGGAACCATCATTACTGGGAAATGGCATAACAAAAAGTATACAATTATAAAGGAATTAGGATTTGGCGCAAACGGCGTTGTTTACCTTGCTAAGCATAACAATACACCAGTAGCGTTAAAGATGAGTGAAAATGGGATGTCCATCACATCAGAGGTAAATGTATTGAAATCTTTTGCTAAGGTCCAGGGAACCCCAACCCTTGGGCCTTCTTTGCTTGATGTTGATGATTGGCAGTCAAAGGGGCCCGTCATTTCCTTTTATGTCATGGATTATATCCAAGGCCCGGATCTTCTTTCCTTTTTGCAGCAGAAAGGAAAGTCATGGATGCCAATTTTAATTCTTCAACTACTAAATGATCTGGATAAATTACATGAAAACGGCTGGGTGTTTGGTGATTTAAAACCTGAAAATTTAATCGTTACAGGGCCGCCGCCTAAAATTAGATGTATCGATGTAGGGGGCACTACGATTAAAGGAAGGGCTATAAAAGAATTCACGGAGTTTTATGACCGCGGATATTGGGGGCTGGGGTCAAGAAAAGCAGAGCCTTCCTATGATTTATTTGCAGTTGCCATGATTATGATTAATTCTGCTTATCCAAAGCGATTTAAAAAGACGCTTGGCGGGCTTGGACAGCTAAAAGAGGCCATTCGGCAAAAAAATGACCTGCATTCATTTGAAAAAGTTATTTTAAAGGCTTTACAGGGCCATTATGCAACAGCAAGGCAAATGAGGGCTGAAATGCTGGGCCAATTTAATGATCATACTGCAGCAAAGCAACCTCAAAAAACGCACAGCCCAATTGCGGCTGGTAAGCAGAATAAAGGACTAAAGCAGCCCCAATCATCCACGCCCCTTACAAGGCAGCATTATCGAAAGGCAAAGAAGAAGAAAGGATGGAAAGAGTTCTTTCTTATTAGCTTCATTCTATGTACTTTATATGGATTTTATATTTTTATGAAACTTTTGTAA
- a CDS encoding helix-turn-helix domain-containing protein → MEAEKWGRRIRAYRKLKGYTQESFSKELGVSVSILGEIERGNRLPAGDLIEKIALSLKISVDDLTPKD, encoded by the coding sequence ATGGAAGCGGAAAAATGGGGAAGACGTATTCGAGCCTATCGGAAGCTAAAAGGGTATACACAGGAGAGCTTTTCGAAGGAACTAGGTGTATCAGTATCTATTTTAGGAGAAATTGAGAGAGGGAACCGCCTGCCTGCGGGAGATTTGATAGAGAAAATTGCTCTCTCATTAAAAATAAGTGTAGATGATTTAACACCGAAGGATTAA